One Mycobacteriales bacterium DNA window includes the following coding sequences:
- a CDS encoding nuclear transport factor 2 family protein, with amino-acid sequence MTAHEAVRTLHGLYTEAMDAADWSAVGELFARGRLTGPDGATVAEGAAGVHGLYSSMVRLHDGSPRTRHVTANAVIEADGDTATSRSAFVVHQQLEGGPLQALCAGRYLDRFACTDGTWYFVERQFFLDQVGDLSGHLT; translated from the coding sequence GTGACCGCCCACGAGGCGGTCCGCACCCTGCACGGGCTCTACACCGAGGCGATGGACGCCGCCGACTGGTCCGCGGTCGGCGAGCTCTTCGCTCGCGGCCGTCTCACCGGCCCCGACGGCGCGACCGTGGCCGAGGGCGCCGCGGGCGTGCACGGCCTCTACTCCTCGATGGTCCGCCTCCACGACGGGTCCCCGCGCACCCGCCACGTCACGGCCAACGCCGTCATCGAGGCCGACGGCGACACCGCGACGAGCCGGTCGGCCTTCGTCGTCCACCAGCAGCTCGAGGGCGGCCCGCTGCAGGCGCTCTGCGCCGGCCGCTACCTCGACCGCTTCGCCTGCACCGACGGCACGTGGTACTTCGTCGAGCGGCAGTTCTTCCTCGACCAGGTCGGCGACCTGTCCGGGCACCTGACATGA
- a CDS encoding SDR family oxidoreductase, which yields MSRFTGKVALVTGAASGIGAATAALFAREGATVVGWDLADAEGVRRVDVTDSAAAADAVRETVREHGRLDVVTNVAGMVRMLKVDDLDLALWQQHLALNLTAPFVITQAALPALRESKGCVVNVASIAGLRGQAYTAAYCASKGGLVQLTKSMALELAADGVRINAVCPGGVDTPLLREVAKTWPDDLDQGLLARTFSVMPGLTQADEVAQAVAYLASDAARSITGTALVIDRGSVC from the coding sequence ATGAGCCGCTTCACGGGCAAGGTCGCCCTGGTCACCGGCGCGGCCAGCGGCATCGGGGCGGCAACCGCAGCGCTGTTCGCGCGCGAGGGCGCGACCGTGGTCGGCTGGGACCTCGCAGACGCAGAGGGCGTACGCCGCGTCGACGTCACCGACAGCGCTGCGGCCGCCGACGCGGTGCGCGAGACCGTGCGCGAGCACGGCCGGCTCGACGTCGTGACCAACGTCGCCGGCATGGTCCGGATGCTCAAGGTCGACGACCTCGACCTCGCGCTGTGGCAGCAGCACCTCGCGCTCAACCTCACCGCGCCGTTCGTCATCACCCAGGCCGCCCTGCCCGCCCTGCGCGAGAGCAAGGGCTGCGTCGTCAACGTCGCGAGCATCGCCGGCTTGCGCGGCCAGGCCTACACCGCGGCCTACTGCGCAAGCAAGGGCGGCCTCGTGCAGCTCACCAAGTCGATGGCGCTGGAGCTGGCCGCCGATGGCGTGCGCATCAACGCGGTCTGCCCCGGTGGCGTCGACACCCCGCTGCTGCGCGAGGTCGCGAAGACCTGGCCCGACGACCTGGACCAGGGGCTGCTCGCCCGGACCTTCTCGGTCATGCCCGGCCTCACCCAGGCCGACGAGGTTGCCCAAGCCGTGGCCTACCTCGCCTCCGACGCGGCCCGCAGCATCACCGGCACGGCGCTGGTCATCGACCGCGGCTCGGTCTGCTAG
- a CDS encoding M28 family peptidase encodes MRRQVLALVTAAAVTVPLALSATAAPKKAPTFRDYPKPPVTGKQIADRAISFSEEFALRVTGTPTQLLATDDLVAELESLGLTVQVETYNGVLQAVTATKKGTSKPDELVVMGGHFDVLPQSVQGVYDNGSGTAMVLALARSFAKVKTQRTMVFSLYNGEEEGALASEEQAKAYAAAGRKVKAYLGFDMVGIAWPLGKAATDDNCLCMWRGARDPQFDQLLAEVTHGFLKMPKGKRTVSIEGRNVRNSDEASWASAGFRTLRWAGMRTASDYPQYHLPEDTAATIDEVAGGRQFFEAGLRNTLLSAYYTAAAIDSGR; translated from the coding sequence GTGCGCAGGCAGGTCCTCGCTCTGGTCACCGCCGCCGCGGTGACCGTCCCGCTCGCGCTGTCCGCGACCGCCGCGCCGAAGAAGGCCCCGACCTTCCGCGACTACCCCAAGCCCCCGGTCACCGGCAAGCAGATCGCCGACCGGGCGATCTCCTTCAGCGAGGAGTTCGCGCTGCGGGTGACCGGGACCCCGACGCAGCTGCTCGCCACGGACGACCTCGTCGCGGAGCTGGAGTCGCTCGGCCTGACCGTGCAGGTGGAGACCTACAACGGCGTCCTGCAGGCGGTCACCGCGACCAAGAAGGGCACGTCCAAGCCCGACGAGCTCGTCGTCATGGGCGGCCACTTCGACGTGCTGCCCCAGTCGGTGCAGGGCGTCTACGACAACGGCTCGGGCACAGCGATGGTGCTGGCGCTCGCCCGCTCCTTCGCGAAGGTGAAGACCCAGCGCACGATGGTCTTCAGCCTCTACAACGGCGAGGAGGAGGGCGCGCTCGCCTCCGAAGAGCAGGCCAAGGCCTACGCCGCCGCCGGCCGCAAGGTGAAGGCCTACCTCGGCTTCGACATGGTCGGGATCGCCTGGCCGCTCGGCAAAGCCGCGACCGACGACAACTGCCTGTGCATGTGGCGCGGCGCCCGCGACCCGCAGTTCGACCAGCTGCTCGCCGAGGTCACCCACGGCTTCCTCAAGATGCCCAAGGGCAAGCGCACCGTGAGCATCGAGGGCCGCAACGTCCGCAACAGCGACGAGGCGTCGTGGGCCTCGGCCGGCTTCCGCACCCTGCGCTGGGCCGGGATGCGCACCGCCTCGGACTACCCGCAGTACCACCTGCCCGAGGACACCGCGGCGACCATCGACGAGGTCGCGGGCGGGCGCCAGTTCTTCGAAGCCGGCCTGCGCAACACCCTGCTGTCGGCCTACTACACCGCCGCCGCGATCGACTCCGGCCGCTGA
- a CDS encoding acVLRF1 family peptidyl-tRNA hydrolase, translating into MTTAASRPAAGGGRWVTTTPERLARWLDGFAERHGEVTVDVGPSVVRLTAADGAVAEVEVPFPPLVGDALADLVAHTTEVRRTGVLLVRLGGYAVGVFEGPRLVASKVGSRQVHGRSAAGGWSQQRFARRREGQSAVALQAAADTAARVLLPQQLDGLVLGGDRGAVEAVLEDRRLAPLRPLVTGRLLDVPDPRLKVLESAPFRQVWIRVVDPPAG; encoded by the coding sequence CTGACGACCGCCGCGTCCCGGCCCGCCGCGGGCGGGGGCCGCTGGGTCACCACCACCCCTGAGCGGTTGGCCCGCTGGCTCGACGGCTTCGCCGAGCGGCACGGCGAGGTGACCGTCGACGTCGGGCCCTCGGTGGTCCGGCTCACCGCTGCCGACGGGGCGGTCGCCGAGGTCGAGGTCCCCTTCCCACCCCTGGTGGGTGATGCCCTCGCCGACCTGGTCGCCCACACCACAGAGGTACGACGTACCGGCGTGCTGCTGGTGCGCCTCGGGGGCTACGCCGTCGGCGTCTTCGAGGGCCCGCGCCTGGTCGCGTCGAAGGTCGGGTCGCGCCAGGTCCACGGCCGGTCCGCCGCCGGCGGCTGGTCGCAGCAGCGCTTCGCCCGCCGCCGCGAGGGGCAGTCGGCGGTCGCCCTGCAGGCCGCGGCCGACACCGCGGCTCGCGTCCTGCTGCCGCAGCAGCTCGACGGGCTGGTGCTCGGCGGCGACCGCGGCGCCGTCGAGGCGGTGCTCGAGGACCGGCGGCTCGCGCCGCTGCGGCCGCTCGTGACGGGCCGGCTGCTCGACGTCCCCGACCCGCGGCTGAAGGTGCTCGAATCCGCGCCGTTTCGCCAGGTCTGGATCCGCGTGGTCGACCCGCCTGCGGGGTAG
- a CDS encoding CocE/NonD family hydrolase, whose protein sequence is MRSLRRTRSALLIAAVALTGLLAVPGEAADAPAGADYSETYIATPDGESLHAEVMRPKGVKGKTPVILVVSPYLHRAPTDKTSAKGPTPRFFDFIEGARVFARGYAVVQVSLRGSGGSSGCLDILGPGEQTDVVTAVQWAATQPWSTGKVGMYGKSYDANTGMVGAALRPKGLAAVVAQQVVPDRYRGSYNDRVRFLQSLAYPAVSYGSAAELGWSVQEDPEYIVNSSAHSADCQVGLVEHYGDDVNSAFWKARDFVAKAKGSKVPTFMTVGYVDSNTNVGGGAVDYFNALAGPKRLWIGWWDHVRGNDMVADELAMGRDRFFDEVMRFYDLHLRGIAPKVKDPVVVAQTSTGTWTSEKTWPPSDAKVLTGSLKAGSYVDDGTNVGSQDSAAGPGGSGALGEEQTGAGAWTFSAPLTRTARLAGVPSASLKLAPLVPRTNVAINVYDVAPDGSATMVTRGAALVDAAGEKAIRLFPTDWTFAKGHRVGVLVSGANAEAYVHVPTQTPVDVEGGTVRLPWLSSASRTRAQGTDNPRLREYLDAAPFTVAASVIAAGTDPAFPLPR, encoded by the coding sequence ATGCGCTCGCTCCGTCGTACCCGCTCTGCCCTGCTCATCGCTGCCGTCGCCCTCACCGGGCTGCTGGCCGTCCCCGGCGAGGCCGCCGACGCGCCCGCCGGCGCGGACTACAGCGAGACCTACATCGCGACGCCCGACGGCGAGAGCCTGCACGCCGAGGTCATGCGCCCGAAGGGCGTGAAGGGCAAGACGCCGGTCATCCTCGTCGTCAGCCCCTACCTGCACCGCGCGCCCACGGACAAGACCAGCGCCAAGGGCCCGACGCCGCGATTCTTCGACTTCATCGAGGGCGCTCGCGTCTTCGCACGCGGCTACGCCGTCGTCCAGGTCAGCCTGCGCGGTAGCGGCGGCTCGAGCGGCTGCCTCGACATCCTCGGCCCCGGTGAGCAGACCGACGTCGTCACCGCGGTGCAGTGGGCCGCCACGCAGCCGTGGTCGACCGGCAAGGTCGGGATGTACGGCAAGAGCTACGACGCCAACACCGGCATGGTCGGCGCGGCGCTTCGCCCCAAGGGCCTCGCGGCCGTCGTCGCGCAGCAGGTCGTCCCGGACCGCTACCGCGGCTCCTACAACGACCGCGTGCGCTTCCTGCAGTCGCTCGCCTACCCGGCGGTGAGCTACGGCTCCGCGGCTGAGCTCGGCTGGTCGGTCCAGGAGGACCCGGAGTACATCGTCAACTCCAGCGCCCACAGCGCCGACTGCCAGGTGGGCCTCGTCGAGCACTACGGCGACGACGTCAACAGCGCCTTCTGGAAGGCCCGCGACTTCGTGGCCAAGGCCAAGGGCTCGAAGGTGCCGACCTTCATGACCGTGGGCTACGTCGACAGCAACACCAACGTCGGTGGCGGCGCAGTCGACTACTTCAACGCCCTCGCCGGCCCGAAGCGGCTGTGGATCGGGTGGTGGGACCACGTCCGCGGCAACGACATGGTCGCCGACGAGCTCGCAATGGGCCGCGACCGGTTCTTCGACGAGGTCATGCGCTTCTACGACCTGCACCTGCGCGGCATCGCCCCGAAGGTCAAGGACCCGGTCGTCGTCGCGCAGACCAGCACCGGCACCTGGACCAGCGAGAAGACCTGGCCGCCGTCGGATGCGAAGGTGCTGACCGGCTCGCTGAAGGCCGGCTCCTACGTCGACGACGGCACCAACGTCGGCTCGCAGGACTCCGCGGCGGGCCCCGGCGGCTCGGGCGCGCTCGGTGAGGAGCAGACAGGTGCCGGCGCGTGGACCTTCTCCGCTCCGCTGACGCGCACCGCCCGCCTCGCCGGCGTCCCCTCGGCCTCCCTGAAGCTCGCGCCGCTCGTGCCCCGTACCAACGTCGCCATCAACGTCTACGACGTCGCACCCGACGGTTCCGCCACGATGGTGACCCGAGGCGCCGCGCTCGTCGACGCCGCCGGCGAGAAGGCGATCCGGCTGTTCCCGACCGACTGGACCTTCGCCAAGGGCCACCGGGTCGGCGTGCTCGTGTCGGGCGCCAACGCCGAGGCCTACGTCCACGTCCCGACCCAGACCCCGGTCGACGTCGAGGGCGGCACGGTCCGGCTGCCCTGGCTGTCATCGGCCTCGCGGACCAGAGCCCAGGGCACCGACAACCCGCGGCTGCGCGAGTACCTCGACGCGGCGCCGTTCACCGTCGCCGCGTCCGTCATCGCCGCCGGCACCGACCCCGCCTTCCCGCTCCCCCGCTGA
- a CDS encoding DUF86 domain-containing protein, whose amino-acid sequence MSRRDGERLRDILDAIDAIRSHVARGGLSDGLVFDAVRVRLIEIGEAIKAISAELLDTEPAHPWSDIARMRDRLAHRYFDTNHGHVTGAVEHDLEPLEVAVRRLLDRLPPGG is encoded by the coding sequence GTGAGCCGCCGCGACGGCGAGAGGCTGCGGGACATCCTTGATGCCATCGACGCCATCCGGAGCCACGTGGCACGCGGTGGGCTCTCCGACGGCCTTGTCTTCGATGCTGTCCGAGTCCGGCTCATCGAGATCGGAGAGGCCATCAAGGCGATTTCTGCAGAGCTCCTCGACACCGAGCCGGCCCACCCCTGGAGCGACATCGCCCGCATGCGTGACCGCCTCGCCCACCGGTACTTCGACACGAACCACGGCCACGTCACCGGAGCCGTCGAACACGATCTCGAGCCGCTCGAAGTTGCGGTGCGGCGACTTCTGGATCGGCTTCCGCCAGGCGGGTAA
- a CDS encoding helix-turn-helix domain-containing protein, with protein MGSTGELLREARRRAGLSQSELAARAGVTQSVVSEYEADKRQPAVPTLARLVAATGHELTLGLERRDPAVRGLPDTPLGRRLRRHRKALLEAVRDAGASNLRVFGSVARGEDGPDSDVDLLVDLPEQTSLFAVLALEGTLERILKVNVDLAPVSSLKPRVRDEALADAVAL; from the coding sequence GTGGGGTCGACGGGTGAGCTCTTGCGAGAGGCGCGTCGGCGTGCTGGCCTGTCGCAGTCCGAGCTCGCCGCGCGGGCTGGTGTGACCCAGAGCGTGGTGAGCGAGTACGAAGCCGACAAGCGGCAGCCGGCGGTCCCGACGCTGGCGCGGCTCGTCGCGGCAACAGGTCACGAGCTCACCCTTGGCTTGGAACGGCGCGACCCCGCGGTCCGCGGCCTGCCCGACACGCCACTCGGTCGGCGCTTGCGGCGGCACCGCAAGGCCCTGCTCGAGGCGGTCCGGGACGCGGGAGCCAGCAACCTGCGGGTGTTCGGCAGCGTGGCCCGCGGAGAGGACGGTCCCGACAGCGACGTGGACCTGCTCGTCGACCTTCCCGAGCAGACCAGCCTGTTCGCGGTCCTGGCTCTCGAGGGCACCCTTGAGCGCATCCTCAAGGTCAACGTCGACCTCGCGCCGGTCAGCAGCCTGAAGCCACGGGTGCGGGACGAGGCCCTTGCCGATGCGGTCGCGCTGTGA
- a CDS encoding SDR family oxidoreductase, which yields MPLPAPAPDRTAIVTGASAGIGVEIAKELVARGHGVTLVARREERLRELAATFTGVRVEVVRADLSDVEARRHVVAEVAARGLEPVVLVNNAGLSTSGPVHESDPERELGMLKVDVEAVVHLCSLLLPGMVERGRGAVLNVASTAAMQPLPGQAGYAAGKAFVLSYTRAVGAELRGTGVTATALCPGPVDTEFAAATGWTQEQFEGALPKVLYVSATDVARAGVDGMAAGKAVVIPGLGNRASSVLSKVVPHGLLMPLLVRQHPSLKRR from the coding sequence ATGCCGCTCCCTGCACCCGCCCCTGACCGGACCGCGATCGTCACGGGGGCCTCCGCCGGCATCGGTGTGGAGATCGCGAAGGAGCTCGTCGCGCGCGGCCACGGAGTCACCCTCGTGGCCCGTCGGGAGGAGCGACTGCGCGAGCTCGCTGCGACCTTCACGGGGGTCCGCGTCGAGGTCGTGCGGGCCGACCTCTCCGATGTTGAGGCTCGGCGGCACGTGGTCGCCGAGGTGGCAGCCCGCGGCCTCGAGCCTGTGGTGCTCGTCAACAACGCCGGGCTGTCGACGTCGGGGCCGGTGCACGAGAGCGACCCGGAGCGCGAGCTCGGGATGCTCAAGGTCGACGTCGAGGCGGTCGTCCACCTCTGCAGCCTGCTGCTGCCGGGCATGGTCGAGCGCGGCCGCGGCGCGGTGCTCAACGTCGCCTCGACCGCCGCCATGCAGCCGCTGCCCGGTCAGGCGGGCTACGCCGCCGGCAAGGCCTTCGTCCTCAGCTACACCCGGGCGGTCGGCGCAGAGCTCCGCGGCACCGGGGTGACCGCGACGGCGCTGTGCCCCGGACCGGTCGACACGGAGTTCGCCGCCGCGACCGGTTGGACGCAGGAGCAGTTCGAGGGCGCGCTACCCAAGGTCCTCTACGTCAGCGCCACCGACGTCGCCCGCGCCGGGGTCGACGGGATGGCGGCGGGCAAGGCGGTCGTGATCCCCGGGCTCGGCAACCGCGCCAGCTCGGTGCTGTCCAAGGTCGTCCCGCACGGGTTGCTGATGCCGCTGCTCGTGCGCCAGCACCCCTCGCTCAAGCGCCGCTGA
- a CDS encoding GNAT family N-acetyltransferase, with protein sequence MLIRAARRDDVEEVVRLVHTAYRGKGDSAGWTTEADLLDGQRTDAEEVTAALPHLHVAERDGVLLGCCVLDQDCHFGMFAVLPGQQAGGIGSAILAHAEQLARDWGHDRVEMHVLRQRHELLAFYARRGYSPTGDTSPFPYGDERFGLPRREDLEFVVLRKPL encoded by the coding sequence GTGCTGATCCGCGCCGCCCGCCGCGACGATGTCGAGGAGGTCGTCCGCCTCGTCCATACCGCGTACCGAGGCAAGGGCGACAGCGCCGGCTGGACGACGGAGGCGGACCTGCTCGACGGTCAGCGCACCGACGCCGAGGAAGTCACCGCCGCCCTCCCGCACCTGCACGTCGCAGAGCGCGACGGCGTACTCCTGGGGTGCTGCGTCCTCGACCAGGACTGTCACTTCGGGATGTTCGCGGTGCTCCCCGGCCAGCAGGCAGGTGGCATCGGGAGCGCGATTCTGGCCCACGCCGAGCAGCTGGCCCGTGACTGGGGGCACGACCGCGTCGAGATGCACGTCCTGAGGCAGCGCCACGAGTTGCTGGCGTTCTACGCCCGCCGCGGCTACTCGCCGACCGGTGACACCAGCCCGTTCCCCTACGGCGACGAGCGCTTCGGGCTGCCGCGCCGCGAGGACCTCGAGTTCGTGGTTTTGCGCAAGCCGCTCTGA
- a CDS encoding M14 family zinc carboxypeptidase — protein MRRRPALLALPLLAAVVAAGTATASAPAAPKSVPMGCELGVPSPDGRVFSEPMVSVGWLRFADFECGIKALEAAHPAQVQVTTVGTSKEGHPVYDVLLTDETKKGPKRKLLVVSSIHGDEIGAREGAARAMEDMLDERFLGDEKWVGQVLDRYVIHFVFPNPDGWVDGDIAGSPGAGLSWTRGNASGRDLNRNFPVQGWIDKGNGTLQETESQGITKRLLSEKGWYLGTDNHGQLNDTYAAAGLQIVGQFDYQKSETLARFADGITESMSQYPVLQQTAQVGTASGLDVGPYHWGTLYDMLGYSASGSLIDYYNTVGATDGYGFATELTLGKTVAGNFLTYDPVRNQVWTDSIRAINFEMFRQAVDVKKFTYPVGTKAAYVFDPAVVTSKDGEGYERGDGEDLPQKPYSVSRMRFFSDLNKYASRDLAKVRVPDVLAGKTKLSGFQTVVLADSAMPEKGSRSAWVKALKSFVSGGGTLVVTDAAAPVLADLGLVAADDVEVNARYVGFVDFTDRTMALNKGLRGVASQTFDTVPIGFAFSQNTAPNWTVAQSVWEAGGGVTAGTNGEGRTIYGEKKLGKGKVRFLGALLPQPTEEHYHPYGLQSYAVTYTGYTLLQNMLAK, from the coding sequence ATGCGCCGTCGCCCTGCCTTGCTCGCCCTGCCGCTGCTCGCCGCTGTCGTGGCGGCGGGCACCGCCACCGCCTCAGCCCCCGCGGCGCCGAAGAGCGTCCCGATGGGGTGCGAGCTCGGCGTCCCGAGCCCAGACGGCCGGGTCTTCTCCGAGCCGATGGTGTCCGTCGGCTGGCTGCGCTTCGCCGACTTCGAGTGCGGCATCAAGGCGCTGGAGGCCGCCCACCCGGCGCAGGTGCAGGTGACCACGGTCGGCACGTCCAAGGAGGGCCACCCGGTCTACGACGTGCTGCTGACCGATGAGACCAAGAAGGGCCCGAAGCGCAAGCTGCTCGTCGTCTCCTCGATCCACGGCGACGAGATCGGTGCCCGTGAGGGCGCGGCCCGTGCGATGGAGGACATGCTCGACGAGCGCTTCCTCGGCGATGAGAAGTGGGTCGGCCAGGTCCTCGACCGCTACGTCATCCACTTCGTCTTCCCCAACCCCGACGGGTGGGTCGACGGCGACATCGCCGGCTCGCCCGGTGCCGGCCTGTCCTGGACCCGCGGTAACGCGAGCGGTCGTGACCTCAACCGCAACTTCCCGGTGCAGGGCTGGATCGACAAGGGCAACGGCACCCTGCAGGAGACCGAGTCGCAGGGCATCACCAAGCGGCTGCTGTCGGAGAAGGGCTGGTACCTCGGCACCGACAACCACGGCCAGCTCAACGACACCTACGCCGCGGCGGGGCTGCAGATCGTCGGACAGTTCGACTACCAGAAGTCCGAGACGCTGGCGCGCTTCGCAGACGGCATCACCGAGTCGATGTCGCAGTACCCCGTGCTGCAGCAGACGGCCCAGGTCGGGACCGCGAGCGGTCTGGACGTCGGCCCCTACCACTGGGGCACTCTCTACGACATGCTCGGCTACTCCGCGTCGGGCTCGCTCATCGACTACTACAACACCGTCGGCGCGACCGACGGGTATGGCTTCGCGACCGAGCTGACGCTGGGCAAGACCGTGGCGGGCAACTTCCTCACCTACGACCCGGTGCGCAACCAGGTCTGGACCGACAGCATCCGGGCCATCAACTTCGAGATGTTCCGGCAGGCCGTCGACGTCAAGAAGTTCACCTACCCGGTCGGCACGAAGGCGGCGTACGTCTTCGACCCTGCGGTCGTCACCTCCAAGGACGGCGAGGGCTACGAGCGCGGGGATGGCGAGGACCTGCCGCAGAAGCCCTACTCCGTCAGCCGGATGCGCTTCTTCAGCGACCTCAACAAGTACGCCTCGCGTGACCTCGCGAAGGTGCGGGTGCCCGACGTGCTGGCCGGCAAGACCAAGCTCTCGGGCTTCCAGACCGTCGTGCTCGCCGACAGCGCGATGCCGGAGAAGGGCTCGCGCTCCGCGTGGGTCAAGGCGCTGAAGTCCTTCGTCAGCGGCGGCGGGACGCTCGTGGTCACCGACGCCGCAGCGCCGGTGCTCGCCGACCTCGGCCTCGTAGCGGCCGACGACGTCGAGGTCAACGCGCGCTACGTCGGCTTCGTCGACTTCACCGACCGCACGATGGCGCTCAACAAGGGCCTGCGCGGAGTGGCCAGCCAGACCTTCGACACCGTCCCGATCGGCTTCGCCTTCAGCCAGAACACCGCGCCCAACTGGACCGTCGCGCAGTCGGTCTGGGAGGCCGGTGGTGGCGTCACGGCCGGCACCAACGGCGAAGGGCGCACGATCTACGGCGAGAAGAAGCTCGGCAAGGGCAAGGTCCGCTTCCTGGGCGCGCTGCTGCCGCAGCCGACCGAGGAGCACTACCACCCCTACGGGCTGCAGAGCTACGCCGTGACCTACACCGGCTACACGCTGCTGCAGAACATGCTCGCGAAGTAA